Proteins from a genomic interval of Nitrosomonas sp.:
- the uvrB gene encoding excinuclease ABC subunit UvrB yields MIITFPGSPFKLNQAFQPAGDQPEAIRQLIDGVQSGLSFQTLLGVTGSGKTFTIANMLAQLGRPAIIMAPNKTLAAQLYAEMREFFPENAVEYFVSYYDYYQPEAYVPSRDLFIEKDSSINEHIEQMRLSATKSLLERDDAIIIASVSCIYGIGDPVDYHGMILHVREHEQATQREVITRLTEMQYQRNEFEFSRGTFRVRGDIIDIFPAENAETALRISLFDDEVESIALFDPLTGHILRKVSRYTVFPSSHYVTPRSTTLRAIETIKTELEQRKNWLYAHHKLVEAQRIEQRTRFDLEMMNELGFCKGIENYSRHLSGRQAGDPPPTLIDYLPQNALMIIDESHVTVPQIGGMYKGDRSRKENLVEYGFRLPSALDNRPLKFDEFERLMPQTIFVSATPADYEMTHSGQIVEQVARPTGLVDPIIMVRPITSQVDDLMSEVTIRAAKNERVLVTTLTKRMAEDLTDYFSEHGIRVRYLHSDIDTVERVEIIRDLRLGKFDALVGINLLREGLDIPEVSLVGILDADKEGFLRSTRSLIQTMGRAARHINGTAILYADRITSSMRNAMDEIERRRTKQILFNQQHHIVPRSVNKQIKDMIDGIYAPENTSQNLQIAQTEARYSSMDESQLAKEIQLLEKNMLVAAKNLEFEQAAHIRDEIRQLRNKLFIGTTTLPGEEIVNTGSMPALTKKRGRRVRKD; encoded by the coding sequence GTGATTATTACCTTTCCCGGCAGCCCTTTCAAGCTCAATCAGGCATTCCAGCCTGCGGGAGATCAACCCGAAGCCATCCGCCAACTGATAGATGGAGTACAGTCAGGCTTGTCATTTCAAACTTTACTGGGCGTGACCGGTTCTGGCAAAACCTTCACCATTGCTAACATGTTGGCGCAACTGGGACGTCCTGCCATTATCATGGCGCCAAATAAAACTTTAGCTGCTCAGCTCTATGCAGAAATGCGCGAGTTTTTCCCAGAAAATGCAGTGGAATATTTCGTTTCCTATTACGATTATTACCAACCAGAAGCCTATGTGCCCTCGCGCGATCTGTTCATCGAGAAGGATTCAAGCATTAACGAGCATATCGAACAAATGCGGCTATCGGCAACGAAATCGCTGCTGGAAAGAGACGACGCCATCATTATTGCGTCTGTCTCCTGCATATACGGGATTGGTGATCCGGTCGATTATCACGGCATGATCCTGCATGTACGTGAACATGAACAGGCTACCCAGCGGGAAGTTATCACACGCCTTACTGAAATGCAGTATCAGCGTAATGAATTTGAATTCAGCCGTGGGACCTTCCGGGTACGCGGGGATATAATCGATATTTTTCCGGCAGAAAACGCAGAAACTGCGCTGCGCATTTCATTATTTGATGACGAAGTCGAGAGCATAGCGCTGTTTGACCCTCTCACCGGTCATATTTTACGAAAAGTATCCCGCTATACCGTTTTTCCATCGAGCCACTATGTTACGCCACGCAGTACGACCCTACGCGCGATCGAGACCATCAAAACTGAATTGGAACAACGAAAAAACTGGCTCTATGCACATCACAAACTGGTAGAGGCACAGCGTATCGAGCAACGCACCCGTTTTGATCTGGAGATGATGAATGAATTGGGTTTCTGTAAAGGTATCGAAAATTATTCACGCCATTTATCTGGCCGACAAGCAGGGGATCCTCCACCAACCCTGATCGACTATCTCCCCCAAAATGCGCTGATGATTATCGATGAAAGCCATGTGACTGTCCCGCAAATTGGGGGCATGTACAAAGGGGATCGTTCCAGAAAGGAGAATCTGGTGGAATATGGATTCAGACTGCCCTCCGCCCTGGATAATCGTCCACTGAAATTTGACGAGTTTGAGCGGCTCATGCCGCAGACGATCTTTGTCTCGGCAACTCCAGCTGATTATGAAATGACGCATAGCGGGCAGATTGTCGAACAGGTCGCACGGCCAACCGGTCTGGTTGATCCCATCATCATGGTTCGTCCTATTACTTCACAAGTCGATGATTTGATGTCCGAGGTAACCATTCGCGCCGCCAAGAATGAGCGGGTACTGGTAACCACATTGACCAAACGTATGGCGGAAGATCTGACCGATTATTTTTCGGAACATGGTATTCGCGTTCGCTATTTACATTCCGATATCGACACGGTAGAGCGAGTCGAGATTATTCGCGATCTACGCTTGGGGAAATTTGATGCGTTAGTCGGAATCAATCTACTGAGGGAGGGACTGGATATACCGGAAGTTTCGCTGGTTGGGATACTTGACGCGGATAAGGAAGGATTTTTGCGCTCAACACGCTCCCTGATTCAGACCATGGGACGTGCGGCACGCCACATCAATGGAACCGCGATTCTGTATGCTGACAGAATAACCAGCTCCATGCGCAACGCGATGGATGAAATCGAAAGACGCCGCACCAAACAGATATTATTTAACCAGCAGCATCATATCGTTCCTCGTAGTGTAAACAAACAGATAAAAGATATGATTGATGGCATTTATGCCCCAGAAAACACGTCGCAGAATCTTCAGATTGCTCAAACTGAAGCGCGTTATTCCAGTATGGATGAATCACAGCTGGCGAAGGAAATTCAACTACTTGAAAAAAATATGTTGGTTGCAGCGAAGAACCTTGAATTTGAGCAAGCAGCACATATACGCGACGAAATCAGACAGCTTAGAAACAAACTGTTCATCGGCACCACAACCTTACCTGGCGAAGAAATCGTTAATACCGGCAGCATGCCGGCATTAACTAAAAAAAGGGGAAGAAGAGTCAGAAAAGACTGA
- the grxC gene encoding glutaredoxin 3 has translation MPKVIMYVSGFCPYCTMAEKLLRARGVEEIEKIRVDLQPEQRMEMMQKTGRRTVPQIYIGQTHVGGYDDLALLDQEGGIVSLLAN, from the coding sequence ATGCCCAAGGTTATCATGTACGTTTCCGGTTTTTGTCCATACTGCACCATGGCAGAGAAATTATTACGCGCGCGTGGTGTGGAAGAAATTGAAAAGATCCGCGTGGATTTACAGCCGGAACAGCGAATGGAGATGATGCAGAAAACGGGTCGTCGTACCGTGCCGCAAATTTATATTGGACAAACCCACGTTGGTGGTTACGATGATCTGGCATTGCTGGACCAAGAAGGGGGAATTGTTAGTTTGCTGGCAAACTAA
- a CDS encoding SurA N-terminal domain-containing protein, protein MFDFVHKKKTIVQVVLFIAVLPFMFWGIQSYRGDGTEGYVAKVGSEEISRRDYEQALRNQQENLRNMLGDKFDSTLLDNPQMRLSVLENLIRQKLAQQEAASLGLTILETQLAAEIQAISFFQENGKFSLQRYQDLLQRQGMSASLFESRLANELKQQQLLEGITKSVIMPEAVTEKLFRLSDTKYNINRFALHSDQFVDQINPDETEILTYYDNHYRDFMLPEQLRVAYIVLSIDELAKQEEVTAEETKKYFSDHPDEFGRPEERRASHILLTASAEITEEARAEIRNKAEQLLQELQQNPERFEELAAEVSEDPGSAKMGGDLGFFGRGLMVKAFEDEVFSMQPKEIRGPIETLFGFHIIKLAEIKSADVASFNEVSDHIEALLKHQKASEKFGELAEDFRNIVFEENNTLQVAADMFNLPIQESDWISRQSIEPPLVTHQSVLDEIFSHNVIHSQSNTGVVEVQPDTLLAARALEHRPATAQSIELVRDQVISRLKLQLVQSLVSEKGQEILARLQAGKTDDELDWGGAAEISYTQAQGIDLETLRLVSQVDTSQVFPVYIGKSTQQGGYDLIRINQITESVGELADGKNKAFINQLQQLRSQEELDAYLSGLRQRSEVQIKEESF, encoded by the coding sequence GTGTTTGATTTCGTTCATAAAAAGAAAACTATTGTTCAGGTTGTTTTGTTCATTGCGGTTCTGCCATTTATGTTCTGGGGAATCCAGTCATATCGTGGTGACGGCACTGAAGGTTATGTTGCCAAGGTAGGTAGCGAAGAAATTAGTCGCCGTGATTATGAGCAGGCATTACGTAATCAGCAGGAAAACTTACGAAATATGCTTGGAGATAAATTTGATAGCACGCTACTTGATAATCCTCAGATGCGATTAAGTGTGCTGGAAAATTTGATTCGGCAGAAATTGGCACAACAGGAAGCCGCTTCTTTGGGTTTGACAATTCTTGAAACGCAGCTGGCAGCAGAAATTCAGGCAATCAGTTTTTTTCAGGAAAACGGGAAATTTTCTCTACAGCGTTATCAGGATTTACTGCAGCGCCAGGGGATGTCTGCGAGTTTGTTTGAATCCAGACTAGCTAATGAATTAAAGCAGCAACAGCTTCTGGAGGGAATCACCAAGAGCGTGATTATGCCGGAAGCAGTAACTGAAAAACTTTTTCGTTTAAGTGACACCAAGTACAACATTAATCGATTTGCGTTACATTCCGATCAGTTTGTCGACCAGATTAATCCGGATGAGACTGAAATACTGACCTATTATGACAATCATTATCGTGATTTCATGCTGCCTGAACAGTTAAGGGTTGCATATATCGTTCTGTCGATTGATGAATTGGCAAAGCAGGAGGAAGTGACTGCGGAAGAAACCAAAAAATATTTTAGTGACCATCCAGATGAATTCGGTCGCCCGGAAGAGCGTCGTGCCAGCCACATTTTACTGACCGCTTCAGCAGAAATAACTGAGGAAGCCAGAGCCGAGATTAGGAATAAGGCCGAACAGCTTCTGCAGGAACTGCAACAAAACCCTGAGAGATTTGAAGAATTGGCAGCAGAAGTATCCGAAGATCCTGGCTCCGCCAAAATGGGAGGAGATCTTGGTTTTTTTGGCAGGGGTTTAATGGTTAAAGCATTTGAGGATGAGGTATTTTCTATGCAGCCGAAGGAAATCCGTGGGCCGATAGAAACCCTCTTTGGTTTCCATATTATTAAACTTGCTGAGATTAAATCAGCTGATGTAGCAAGCTTTAATGAAGTGAGTGACCATATTGAAGCGTTGCTTAAACATCAGAAAGCATCAGAAAAATTTGGTGAGCTTGCTGAAGATTTCCGGAATATCGTTTTTGAGGAAAACAATACATTACAGGTAGCGGCAGATATGTTTAATCTCCCTATACAAGAATCTGACTGGATTAGCCGTCAATCAATAGAGCCGCCACTTGTCACGCATCAATCGGTATTGGATGAAATTTTTTCACATAATGTTATCCATAGCCAATCTAATACTGGGGTAGTTGAAGTACAGCCTGACACATTGCTTGCTGCTAGAGCACTTGAGCATCGACCCGCTACTGCCCAATCCATAGAATTGGTACGAGATCAGGTAATTTCTCGCTTAAAACTACAGTTGGTGCAAAGTCTGGTTTCTGAAAAAGGACAGGAAATTCTGGCTCGCCTTCAAGCGGGAAAAACGGATGATGAGTTGGATTGGGGGGGAGCTGCTGAAATTTCTTATACTCAGGCGCAAGGTATCGATCTCGAAACCTTGCGTCTAGTCAGCCAAGTTGATACAAGCCAGGTATTTCCAGTTTATATTGGAAAATCAACCCAACAGGGCGGATATGATCTGATCAGAATTAACCAAATTACTGAATCTGTCGGGGAGCTGGCAGATGGAAAAAATAAGGCTTTTATCAACCAGCTACAACAACTTCGCAGCCAGGAAGAGTTGGATGCCTATCTATCCGGACTCAGACAGCGCTCAGAAGTGCAAATTAAAGAAGAAAGCTTTTAA
- a CDS encoding NrfJ has product MFALGIVSTITVQAESPPTVAVLPANEGVVVSSIDTTGYTYIELSNNGKSFWIAAPSTKVKNGDHLRFVESMSMHNFTSKTLNRTFDRLIFVTSTQVKVNP; this is encoded by the coding sequence ATGTTTGCTCTCGGTATTGTGAGTACGATTACTGTTCAGGCGGAATCACCGCCAACAGTTGCCGTCTTGCCTGCGAATGAGGGCGTTGTTGTTTCGTCAATTGATACGACCGGATATACCTATATTGAATTATCCAATAATGGCAAATCCTTCTGGATCGCAGCTCCATCAACTAAAGTAAAAAATGGTGATCATCTGCGTTTTGTGGAAAGCATGTCCATGCATAATTTCACCAGCAAGACACTGAATCGGACTTTTGATAGGTTGATTTTTGTGACTTCTACCCAGGTTAAGGTCAATCCTTAA
- a CDS encoding SDR family oxidoreductase gives MGFLVNKKILITGLLSSRSIAYGIARAMHREGATLAFTYQSDELQERVRKLAADFDSKLLFRCDVSKDEEIDQCFQQLAGCWDGLDGIVHSIAFAPRAALAGDYLQSVTREAFHIAHDVSSYSFAALAKSGLSLMQGRQAALLTLSYLGAVRVMPNYNVMGLAKASLEANVRFMASSLGKHGIRVNAVSAGPIKTLAASGIGDFGKLLGYTEKVAPLHRNVTIDEVGNAAAFLCSDLASGITGEITYVDAGFNTVAFDL, from the coding sequence ATGGGATTTCTGGTCAACAAAAAAATACTAATTACTGGTCTGCTTAGCAGTCGTTCCATTGCTTATGGTATTGCGCGTGCAATGCACCGAGAAGGAGCAACGCTGGCATTTACTTATCAATCAGACGAATTGCAGGAACGTGTCAGAAAACTGGCGGCAGATTTCGATAGCAAGCTGCTGTTTCGCTGCGATGTTAGCAAAGATGAAGAAATTGACCAGTGTTTCCAGCAGCTGGCCGGTTGCTGGGATGGGCTCGATGGCATCGTACATTCCATTGCATTTGCGCCACGTGCAGCTTTAGCGGGTGATTATCTGCAAAGTGTGACGCGCGAGGCTTTCCATATTGCGCATGATGTGAGTTCGTATAGTTTTGCAGCATTAGCAAAATCCGGGCTGTCATTAATGCAAGGCAGGCAAGCAGCGTTGCTGACCCTCAGTTATTTGGGCGCGGTACGCGTCATGCCAAATTACAACGTAATGGGTTTAGCCAAGGCGAGTCTGGAGGCCAATGTGCGTTTTATGGCTTCTAGTTTGGGAAAACATGGGATCAGAGTGAATGCGGTCTCTGCTGGACCGATCAAAACACTTGCGGCATCTGGTATTGGTGATTTTGGGAAGCTATTAGGGTATACAGAAAAAGTTGCTCCACTCCATAGGAATGTCACCATTGATGAAGTTGGTAATGCCGCTGCATTTTTGTGTAGCGACCTTGCCAGCGGTATTACCGGGGAAATCACTTATGTGGATGCAGGTTTTAATACTGTTGCTTTTGATTTGTAG
- a CDS encoding HU family DNA-binding protein produces the protein MNKSELIDAIAQSANLTKVQAGEALNGALAAIKKSLSEDDSVTLVGFGTFKVGKRAARTGRNPRTGAAIKIKAAKVPKFTAGKALKDAVK, from the coding sequence ATGAATAAATCTGAACTCATCGATGCTATCGCTCAATCTGCTAATCTTACTAAAGTTCAGGCTGGTGAGGCACTGAACGGCGCTTTGGCTGCTATCAAGAAATCTCTTAGTGAAGATGACAGCGTCACTTTGGTAGGCTTTGGAACATTCAAGGTAGGCAAACGGGCGGCACGAACTGGCCGTAATCCACGAACAGGTGCAGCCATCAAGATAAAGGCGGCCAAAGTACCTAAATTCACCGCTGGCAAAGCACTTAAAGATGCGGTAAAATGA
- a CDS encoding N-acetyl-gamma-glutamyl-phosphate reductase produces MIKVGIVGGTGYTGVELLRILVRHPEVTIKAITSRQESGQGVDVLFPSLRGLIDLQFSDPAQANLEQCDVVFFATPNGVAMHQAAALLAANVKIIDLSADFRIKDILLWEKWYGMKHSAPDLIAEAVYGLPEVNREKIRHARLIANPGCYPTAVQLGFFPLIEAGVVDSDCLIADTKSGVSGAGRKAEVPILFGEAADNFKSYGVPGHRHLPEIRQGLSERAGRAVGLTFVPHLTPMIRGIHATLYARLTKEIDLQALYMDRYRGEPFVDVMPAGSHPETRSVRGSNICRLAVHRPQQGEMAVVLSVTDNLVKGAAGQAVQNMNIMFGLGEVTGIDLVPLLP; encoded by the coding sequence ATGATTAAAGTTGGCATCGTTGGTGGTACCGGCTATACGGGTGTTGAGCTCCTACGCATATTGGTGCGACACCCGGAGGTAACGATAAAAGCAATTACTTCTCGTCAGGAAAGTGGGCAGGGAGTTGATGTTCTTTTTCCAAGCTTGCGTGGTTTGATTGATCTGCAATTCAGTGATCCGGCACAGGCTAATCTTGAGCAATGTGATGTCGTTTTTTTTGCAACCCCTAATGGAGTGGCGATGCATCAGGCAGCCGCGTTGCTGGCTGCAAATGTAAAAATTATTGATCTTTCTGCTGATTTTAGAATTAAGGATATTCTGCTATGGGAAAAATGGTATGGGATGAAACATTCTGCTCCCGACTTGATAGCGGAAGCAGTTTATGGATTGCCAGAAGTTAATCGAGAAAAAATACGTCATGCACGGTTAATTGCGAACCCAGGCTGTTATCCGACAGCAGTACAGCTGGGTTTTTTCCCGCTGATCGAAGCCGGAGTGGTAGATAGTGATTGTCTGATAGCGGATACCAAGTCGGGTGTATCCGGGGCGGGGCGTAAGGCAGAAGTGCCTATTCTTTTTGGAGAGGCAGCTGATAATTTTAAGTCTTACGGTGTACCAGGGCATCGTCATTTGCCGGAGATCCGGCAGGGGTTATCCGAACGGGCGGGTAGAGCTGTTGGTTTGACGTTTGTGCCACACTTGACTCCAATGATTCGCGGCATTCATGCCACACTTTACGCCAGATTAACCAAAGAAATTGATTTGCAGGCGTTATATATGGATCGCTATCGGGGGGAACCTTTTGTCGATGTGATGCCAGCAGGCAGTCACCCAGAGACCCGTTCTGTTCGCGGCTCCAATATTTGCCGGCTTGCTGTTCATCGCCCGCAACAGGGTGAGATGGCAGTAGTTTTATCCGTAACAGATAATTTGGTCAAGGGCGCGGCCGGACAGGCAGTACAGAATATGAATATAATGTTCGGGCTGGGAGAGGTGACTGGTATTGATCTCGTTCCTTTACTACCCTAA
- a CDS encoding rhodanese-like domain-containing protein: MMESTFLIDNMFFVIAAMLSGGMLLFPLIMRHGAKEIDAQQAVRLINYEHAVVLDVRDDGDYASGHLPDSEHIPQASVQERLGELEKYKKKPIIIIFTPNLRAAQTGAILHKNGFERVFSLSGGIDGWKRENLPLVKE, encoded by the coding sequence ATGATGGAATCTACCTTTTTAATCGACAACATGTTTTTTGTGATCGCTGCCATGTTGAGTGGCGGGATGTTGCTATTTCCTCTGATTATGCGTCATGGTGCAAAAGAAATCGACGCGCAGCAGGCCGTTCGGTTGATCAACTACGAACATGCTGTTGTATTGGATGTGAGAGATGATGGCGATTATGCCAGTGGGCACTTGCCTGACTCCGAGCACATTCCACAAGCATCGGTACAGGAACGCCTGGGCGAACTGGAAAAATACAAAAAAAAACCTATTATCATCATCTTCACACCAAATTTGCGCGCAGCACAGACAGGTGCAATTTTGCATAAAAATGGCTTCGAACGCGTATTCAGTCTTAGTGGAGGTATTGATGGCTGGAAGCGAGAGAATCTTCCACTGGTTAAAGAGTAG
- the secB gene encoding protein-export chaperone SecB produces MTEQKQPVFVIEKIYAKDISLEIPNAPEIFLEREAPEINLQLGTKDALINGDIHEVVLTATVTARLKEKDVVMFLVEAHQAGIFRIKDVPGDDIEPVLGILCPNILFPYLRETISDVVTRAGFPAVILNPVNFDAIYQQKKQQQEQAQADDNTSKDSSPLDSATKH; encoded by the coding sequence ATGACTGAGCAGAAGCAACCAGTTTTCGTTATCGAAAAGATTTATGCCAAAGATATTTCACTGGAAATACCCAATGCACCCGAAATTTTTCTGGAACGTGAAGCGCCGGAAATTAATTTGCAACTGGGCACAAAAGATGCACTTATCAACGGTGATATTCATGAAGTGGTGCTAACCGCGACCGTAACAGCCCGCCTGAAAGAAAAGGATGTCGTGATGTTTCTGGTTGAGGCTCATCAGGCTGGTATTTTCCGGATTAAAGATGTTCCAGGTGATGATATTGAACCGGTACTGGGTATTCTGTGCCCCAATATTCTGTTTCCCTACCTGAGGGAAACAATCTCGGATGTTGTTACCCGCGCGGGTTTTCCTGCGGTTATTCTTAATCCAGTAAATTTTGATGCGATTTATCAGCAAAAAAAACAACAGCAAGAGCAAGCGCAAGCTGATGACAATACATCAAAAGACTCATCTCCACTGGATAGTGCCACCAAGCATTGA
- a CDS encoding pyridoxal phosphate-dependent aminotransferase: MKLSQRVQAIKPSATLMVTAQAAKLKAEGKDIIGLGAGEPDFDTPQHIKESAIAAIQRGFTKYTAVGGTPSLKQAVINKFKRENNLDYTAREILVSSGGKQSFFNLVLATIDSGDEVIIPAPYWVSYPDIVLIAEGKPVFIPAGIEDNFKITPAQLAAAITPRTRMFVINSPSNPSGSVYGLTELKALGEVLRQYPDILIATDDMYEHILLSGDKFVNILDACPDLKERTVVLNGVSKAYAMTGWRIGYCGGPIDVITAMENIQSQSTSNPNSIAQVAAETALNGNQSCIIPMITAFKERNEFLTDSLNAIHGLRCLLSKGAFYAFVDARMAINRLYAQQLITEANDVAFSAYLLEKSGVAVVPGSAFGSEGYIRLSFATSMENLQAAVKRMEDLLN, from the coding sequence GTGAAACTCTCGCAACGTGTTCAAGCCATCAAGCCTTCTGCTACGTTAATGGTGACCGCCCAGGCAGCTAAACTTAAAGCGGAGGGTAAGGATATTATTGGGCTGGGAGCGGGTGAACCCGATTTTGATACACCTCAGCATATCAAAGAAAGTGCGATTGCTGCAATTCAACGTGGCTTTACCAAGTATACCGCTGTGGGAGGAACTCCTTCGCTCAAGCAAGCGGTTATCAATAAGTTTAAGCGGGAAAACAATCTGGACTACACCGCCAGGGAAATACTGGTTTCCAGTGGTGGTAAGCAGAGTTTTTTCAATCTGGTATTGGCAACGATAGACTCCGGAGATGAAGTGATCATTCCGGCGCCTTATTGGGTTTCCTACCCGGATATTGTACTGATTGCGGAAGGTAAGCCGGTATTTATTCCTGCCGGTATCGAGGATAATTTCAAGATAACGCCTGCACAACTTGCCGCCGCAATTACGCCGCGTACCCGTATGTTCGTGATTAACAGTCCCAGCAATCCTTCAGGGAGTGTTTACGGCCTGACTGAATTGAAGGCGCTGGGAGAAGTGCTGCGCCAATACCCCGACATTCTGATTGCAACCGATGATATGTATGAGCATATCCTGCTCAGTGGCGATAAATTTGTCAATATTCTCGATGCCTGCCCTGACCTGAAGGAGCGCACGGTGGTGCTGAATGGTGTATCCAAGGCCTACGCCATGACTGGCTGGCGAATTGGCTATTGTGGCGGGCCCATTGACGTTATTACCGCTATGGAGAACATACAATCGCAAAGTACCTCCAACCCTAATTCCATTGCGCAGGTTGCGGCTGAAACGGCATTGAACGGTAATCAGTCCTGTATCATTCCAATGATCACGGCTTTCAAAGAGCGTAATGAGTTTCTTACCGATAGTCTGAATGCTATCCACGGTCTTCGCTGCCTGCTTTCCAAGGGTGCGTTTTATGCATTTGTTGACGCACGCATGGCAATCAACCGATTGTATGCGCAACAGCTGATAACAGAGGCAAATGATGTTGCATTCAGCGCCTATCTGCTTGAGAAATCAGGAGTCGCAGTTGTTCCAGGCTCTGCTTTTGGTTCTGAGGGTTATATTCGTCTGTCATTTGCTACGTCTATGGAAAATTTACAGGCGGCAGTTAAACGGATGGAGGATTTGCTGAATTGA
- a CDS encoding NAD(P)-dependent glycerol-3-phosphate dehydrogenase, whose product MNILVLGAGAWGTALSIHLATRHPVTLWARSQDHLDEMLQHRMNQRYLPGHNLPKSIQLTAQLNSAIRQAELILVAVPVSGLRDILMQLTALNCALPLVLACKGLEVSSAKLPHQIVSDVYSPTALCGVLSGPSFAQEIAQGLPAALTLAAHDSHFASMIAGKIHTTYLRVYASSDVLGVEIAGALKNVIAIAAGIADGMAFGNNARAALITRGLAEITRLGVALGGCHETFMGLAGVGDLILTCTGDLSRNRQVGLLLSSGMRLPEILSRIGHVTEGVYTVSEAHNFAGRLGVDMPVTEAVYEILYENMPVQDAIQTMLEREPKPEVCHYNN is encoded by the coding sequence ATGAATATTCTGGTTCTGGGTGCTGGTGCTTGGGGTACAGCACTATCCATCCACCTTGCAACTCGTCATCCAGTCACTTTATGGGCACGCAGTCAAGATCATCTGGACGAGATGCTCCAACATCGCATGAATCAGCGCTACCTGCCTGGGCATAATTTACCAAAATCTATCCAGCTTACTGCTCAACTAAATAGCGCAATAAGGCAGGCTGAATTGATCCTGGTAGCTGTTCCCGTTTCTGGTTTGCGAGATATTCTGATGCAGCTGACCGCGTTAAACTGTGCGCTCCCACTGGTGCTTGCCTGCAAAGGATTGGAAGTGTCCTCTGCAAAACTTCCACATCAAATTGTATCGGATGTCTACTCACCCACAGCTTTGTGTGGTGTACTATCCGGACCAAGCTTTGCCCAGGAAATAGCGCAAGGTCTACCGGCAGCGCTGACATTGGCTGCGCATGATTCCCATTTTGCTTCAATGATAGCAGGCAAAATTCACACTACCTATCTACGCGTTTACGCCAGTAGTGATGTCCTTGGCGTAGAAATTGCTGGTGCACTCAAAAATGTTATTGCGATTGCCGCCGGGATTGCCGATGGAATGGCGTTTGGTAATAATGCTCGTGCGGCCCTGATTACACGTGGACTGGCAGAGATAACCCGGTTAGGAGTGGCACTTGGTGGATGCCATGAAACTTTTATGGGTCTGGCAGGCGTGGGGGATTTAATATTGACCTGCACGGGTGATTTATCCAGAAACCGTCAGGTTGGCTTGTTATTGTCTTCAGGAATGCGCTTGCCGGAAATCTTGTCTCGTATTGGTCATGTCACTGAAGGCGTCTATACTGTAAGTGAAGCACATAATTTTGCAGGTAGACTGGGTGTTGACATGCCTGTTACAGAAGCGGTTTACGAAATCTTATATGAAAATATGCCGGTACAGGACGCAATCCAGACTATGCTGGAAAGAGAGCCGAAGCCGGAAGTGTGTCATTATAATAATTGA